The following proteins come from a genomic window of Alnus glutinosa chromosome 10, dhAlnGlut1.1, whole genome shotgun sequence:
- the LOC133880440 gene encoding glucomannan 4-beta-mannosyltransferase 9-like, whose translation MDRLPTTTILPDTFQGVRDDITGQMGLIWRLAKAPLIVPLLKLAVAVCLVMSLMLFVERVYMGIVIVLVKLFGRKPEKRYKWEPMRDDVELGHSAFPMVLVQIPMYNEKEVYQLSIGAACGLSWPSDRIIIQVLDDSTDPAIKALVELECQRWASKGINIKYEIRDNRNGYKAGALKEGMKHSYVKMCDYVAIFDADFQPDPDFLWRAVPFLFHNPEIALVQARWKFVNADECLMTRMQEMSLGYHFTVEQEVGSSTYAFFGFNGTAGVWRISALNEAGGWKDRTTVEDMDLAVRASLKGWKFVYIGDLQVKNELPSTLKAFRYQQHRWSCGPANLFRKMVMEIITNTKVSLWKKFYVIYSFFFVRKIVGHIVTFVFYCVVLPATVLVPEVEVPKWGAVYIPSIITLLNAVGTPRSFHLMIFWILFENVMSLHRTRATFIGLLEVGKVNEWVVTEKLGDALKTRPGAKAPRKPRFRFGERVHLLELAVGAYLFFCGCYDLSFGKNRYFIYLFLQSIAFFVVGVGYVGTFIPNF comes from the exons ATGGACAGGCTCCCGACCACGACCATACTTCCCGACACTTTCCAAGGCGTGCGCGATGACATTACAGGCCAAATGGGGTTGATTTGGCGGCTGGCCAAAGCGCCGCTGATCGTGCCGCTGCTGAAATTGGCGGTGGCTGTGTGTTTGGTCATGTCCTTAATGCTTTTCGTGGAGCGAGTTTACATGGGCATCGTCATTGTTCTCGTGAAGCTGTTTGGTCGGAAGCCGGAGAAGCGTTACAAATGGGAGCCGATGAGGGACGATGTGGAGCTTGGGCATTCGGCGTTCCCCATGGTTCTAGTGCAAATTCCTATGTACAACGAGAAGGAG GTGTATCAGCTGTCCATTGGAGCTGCATGTGGGCTTTCATGGCCGTCTGATCGGATAATAATTCAAGTTCTTGATGATTCAACTGACCCAGCCATTAAG GCCCTGGTTGAATTAGAATGCCAAAGATGGGCAAGCAAAGGCATAAACATAAAGTACGAGATCAGAGACAACAGGAATGGATACAAAGCAGGGGCTCTTAAAGAAGGCATGAAGCACAGCTACGTCAAAATGTGCGACTACGTGGCAATCTTTGACGCTGATTTCCAACCTGACCCTGATTTTCTCTGGCGCGCCGTACCTTTCCTTTTTCACAACCCGGAAATAGCTCTTGTTCAAGCTCGCTGGAAATTCG TTAATGCTGACGAATGCCTAATGACAAGGATGCAAGAAATGTCATTGGGTTACCATTTCACAGTGGAGCAAGAAGTGGGGTCCTCAACCTACGCCTTCTTTGGTTTCAATG GGACGGCTGGTGTGTGGAGAATTTCAGCGCTGAATGAGGCTGGAGGATGGAAGGACCGCACCACAGTGGAGGATATGGATTTGGCCGTCCGAGCTAGCCTTAAAGGCTGGAAATTTGTTTATATTGGTGACCTCCAG gTGAAAAATGAATTGCCTAGTACTTTGAAGGCCTTCCGTTATCAGCAGCACCGATGGTCTTGTGGCCCTGCTAATCTCTTCCGAAAAATGGTCATGGAAATTATAACAAACACG AAAGTGTCACTGTGGAAGAAGTTTTACGTGATCTACAGCTTTTTCTTTGTTCGTAAGATCGTAGGTCATATTGTCACATTTGTCTTCTACTGTGTTGTTTTGCCGGCAACAGTCTTGGTTCCTGAAGTGGAAGTACCAAAGTGGGGTGCAGTTTACATACCTTCTATCATTACTCTCCTCAATGCTGTTGGAACTCCAAG ATCATTCCACCTAATGATCTTCTGGATCCTCTTTGAGAATGTCATGTCTCTGCACCGGACTAGGGCGACATTTATAGGTCTGCTCGAGGTAGGGAAAGTAAATGAGTGGGTTGTCACTGAGAAATTGGGAGATGCCCTCAAGACAAGACCAGGAGCAAAAGCTCCCAGGAAACCTCGTTTCAGGTTTGGAGAAAG AGTCCATTTGCTAGAGCTTGCTGTTGGGGCCTACCTCTTCTTCTGTGGGTGCTATGACCTTTCCTTTGGAAAGAACCGCTACTTCATATACCTCTTTCTCCAATCCATTGCCTTCTTTGTTGTTGGGGTTGGTTATGTTGGCACCTTTATTCCCAATTTTTAG
- the LOC133880615 gene encoding ATP-dependent RNA helicase DBP3, with the protein MAKGDDAVMRKRSKASRKKLKKQSDSSSSVSARVAAIIASKKRRKSGKRRMCEGMCFSLPTPDDPFNDRHEKKDSKRKEPKKKMTSQDDERDFVKGKSAALRKGTEARNVTLEQRNEKVVNLKDEQKSSMISTMNGLGQKCLVDSEEKVQVIGKKGEHGQYGWACENLNHPSKFLIMCLNSIENALRHDGTYISEEDKPLFVNEWGVEFWKYYSTGKDILETSGASSTVEQIAWMFSTAADTIARKEKEGLTFASPFLLFLVPSQEKAAKVRSICKPLKALGIHTVSIHPGASLDHQIQGLKSCEPEFLVSTPERLLELVTFKAIDISGVSLLVVDGLERLSDSGYPDMIKSIRQSISGIPLTVVFNDCFSHASVPSVQNLFSRSIHRLSLNRTIASLSSCIVQSVNVCTSEEEKLSKCIQVLDQTYGNQLLSQPLKVLYIFAKDCNLSKLATALKIKGYSVSSDSSCTISNFNNSKMKPAVSMINIEQISTADLEEYEIVIIPSFVLPIDSYVHVLTRMARHTINGVLHSFLTEENAALAGPLTEILEQCGQAVPEALRKLCLTASMWEQ; encoded by the exons ATGGCGAAAGGTGACGATGCAGTGATGAGGAAGAGGAGCAAGGCGAGCAGGAAGAAGCTTAAGAAGCAGAGTGACTCGTCTTCTTCGGTCTCTGCTCGGGTCGCCGCCATTATTGCTTCCAAGAAGCGCCGCAAGTCAGGAAAACGACGCATGTGCGAG GGGATGTGTTTTAGCCTCCCTACTCCTGATGATCCTTTCAACGACAGGCATGAAAAAAAGGATTCGAAAAGAAAGGAACCTAAGAAGAAAATGACTTCCCAAGACGACGAGAGGGATTTTGTTAAAGGGAAGAGTGCTGCACTGAGGAAAGGAACGGAAGCTAGGAATGTCACGTTAGAACAGAGAAATGAGAAGGTTGTGAATTTGAAGGATGAACAAAAAAGTTCAATGATATCCACCATGAACGGTCTGGGCCAGAAATGTCTTGTTGACTCAGAAGAAAAGGTTCAAGTGATTGGGAAGAAAGGTGAACATGGTCAATATGGATGGGCCTGTGAAAACTTAAATCATCCCTCAAAGTTTCTCATTATGTGCTTGAATTCAATAGAAAATGCACTGCGACATGATGGTACCTACATTAGTGAAGAGGACAAGcctttgtttgttaatgaatGGGGAGTTGAATTCTGGAAATATTATTCAACTGGAAAGGATATTTTGGAGACAAGTGGAGCTAGTTCTACTGTAGAGCAAATTGCTTGGATGTTTTCCACTGCTGCTGATACCATTGcaagaaaggagaaagaaggCCTGACATTTGCCAGTCCCTTTCTTTTATTCCTTGTACCATCCCAGGAGAAAGCTGCCAAG GTTCGCTCAATCTGCAAGCCTTTGAAGGCTCTTGGAATACATACTGTGAGTATACATCCTGGTGCATCATTGGATCACCAGATTCAAGG TCTAAAGAGCTGTGAGCCTGAGTTCCTCGTGTCTACACCTGAGAGGCTACTGGAACTTGTTACCTTTAAGGCAATTGATATTTCTGGTGTCTCCTTGCtg GTCGTTGATGGACTCGAACGTCTTTCAGATAGTGGTTATCCTGATATGATAAAATCCATTAGGCAATCTATATCGGGAATTCCACTTACTGTGGTTTTCAATGATTGCTTCAGTCATGCTTCTGTTCCATCGGTTCAAAACCTTTTCTCGCGATCAATCCATAGACTTTCGCTTAATCGTACCATTGCCAGTCTAAGTTCATGCATTGTCCAGTCAGTGAATGTGTGCAcctcagaagaagaaaaactatCAAAG TGCATTCAAGTTCTGGATCAAACTTATGGAAATCAACTCTTGTCTCAACCCCTGAAGGTGCTATACATATTTGCTAAAGATTGCAACCTAAGCAAATTAGCCACTGCTCTCAAAATCAAGGGTTATTCTGTATCGAGTGACTCATCGTGTAccatttcaaattttaacaaCAG CAAAATGAAACCTGCAGTGTCCATGATCAATATTGAGCAGATAAGTACTGCTGATTTAGAGGAGTATGAGATTGTAATAATACCCAGCTTCGTACTTCCAATTGACAGTTATGTGCATGTTCTCACAAGGATGGCCCGCCATACGATCAACGGTGTGTTGCACAGCTTCTTAACCGAAGAAAATGCGGCGCTTGCTGGACCATTGACTGAAATCCTAGAACAATGTGGGCAGGCAGTGCCTGAAGCTTTAAGAAAGTTGTGTCTGACAGCATCCATGTGGGAACAATGA